ttttctttcttgtgtGTGAGTATCAGTACGTGTGTATAAAACATACATGAGTCATGTAGATCCACCTAGCCTAGTTGATATTGATCATGGATCAGCAAATCCGCACATTTGAAGTCTAGTCGAGAATTTTTTTCTGCAAGAAATCCGTGTTTTGAACCAGACTGATCAACTTGATTCTAAAGAATCTGAACTCTCAACCCTCCCCCAAAGAGAATCCTATTCATTCTTTCTATAAATGATGTAAAAGTATGGATAGTCCAAGgcactattaaaaataaaaattgggagATGAAATCGTAATTCCTCCATAATCACCTTGTCTGGACCAAAAGGTACAAAGACAAACATTGTGTGACATGCTGATATAAGTAGCATAACACCAACCATTCAAAAAACATACTCGTACTTTTATCTCTGCGTTAGactaaaatcttgaaaatttgTTTCTCATGCAAGGTGACAGTCTAACAAACAAGCATAGAAAATAAAGCCAGAGAAGGCTCCACTACTCACACATGATCAGTTAACAGCAAAAATCAACTTCTCTTCTTGATCGCAATGCCTCAAAAGTATGCACCACAACTACAAGCTCATTACTAGGAGATCTATATGAACATCATTAAAAATACTCTAATAGAAAACAgtcaaaaaaacaagaaaactagGTTCCAATATGCAAAACCAAATAAGAAGGCATCTGCAAATAGAATAGTCACCAGCAGAGACATCATTAATTCAAAGTAATTTGCAACTGTAAGATACCTTAGGAGGTTTGAATGGATAATCCGGAGGAAAATGGATAGTGACCAAAAAAACACCCCCAGCATAAGGGCTATCAGAGGGGCCCATTATTGTAGCCTGCCAGTGAAACATGTCCTCTCCAACAGGACCTGTTAACACATGATATAAAGTTGTTAGGAAGTCGATGCCAAAGAATAACATAGCATGTACATCTTACAGATGTAGGAATATGTGCGCAACATCTTGATGAAGAATAGTGAAAATGCCCTCTCacaataattcaaactagtagtGTCAAATCCCGATGTATATCATGTATCAAGATAGTCAAGCATGGATCATATTGTACACAGAAGCTAATTAAAAGAAATGCATGCACATTCACTATCATGTTTATATATAATCCTCCAGTCGTAAAAATAAGCTAGAGATCCTCTTTTTAAAGGTAAGATAGCTACAACTTTTGTTTTGATGACCAGGTAAACTGTTAAGGGCCAATCATTGCAACCTtaaaatcacctagtgtttttttccTCCGGCTAGGAATTAAATCTGAGACTCATGGTTCTCAATCCACTTTAATGAActctaggccacacccttgggtgcctagtgaaaaaaccaaaaaagaaaccAAACTATGTCTATCCTTAAAAAGGTAACATAGTTACCATACTACTCCCCATGTCCCATGTTAGTTGAACACTTACCTTTTTACACGCatgttaagaaatcataaataagaagatagtGTTTACTAATTCACCCCTTaaaaaaacttcttgaaaattttacaaaaaaatgtgaacactttcaaaatgaattagttGCAAGGGtaatataggaaaaaatttaattaatgctttcttgatttagtaaggtggacaactaatatgggacaattatttttagtaagatgatcaactaatatggaacGAAGGGAGTATAAGTTATAACACCATAATACAACAAGGGAGTTTGATTCACTAAGACGCCGTTTGGTTCAAAGACAAAATATGCAGGGAGTAAGTTGAGGTTTTATCTTGTTGGATATTtccaaggaaaaggaaaaaaaatatgaagagtgGGATGgaaatttgtcattttttaatcttatattactaatattcatattttctttcataatctagtgtctaggccaactttcgcacacctcgactaattccacgggcACCCACCAGCACAGGTATCAGTTAACTCTATCACCAAAGCTTGGACAGATTGAAAAAATCACCTAGTGCTTTTTTCCTCCGGCTAGGAATTAAACCTGAGACGCATGGTTCTCAATCCACTTAAATGAActctaggccacacccttgggttcctagtgaaaaaacaaaaaagaaaccaAACTATGTCTATAGAGTACCGAGTTTAATGCGAAGATTAAATCTCTTTTTCCTTTCAATAAACAGCCTCTAAGTATATAACTAAGCTCATAAGACGTGCATTTCTGAGGCATGTATAGAATTGTATCATAAGataactacaaaaaaattatgaatgtcATGGAATGTAAAACACATAATTATTTCCATGGGGAAGACAACATGGAAGCTGAAAAGCATCACACTACAGACAGACTAGAAGGATTATAATTAGCACATGACTACCATGACAATGTAGACAAAGTAAACATCTCTGTAAGGATTCAGTGCAAATAACATGATTCTAAAAAGAAGTCAAAGGTTTGGACATAATGACATTAGAAAAACcatcacaaaaaaatgtgaagAATGACATGACGAGCCATATAACCAATAAGtctaatcattttaaaaattaatccgGTCACCTGCATAAGCTCTGTATGAGAACCCATTAGACAAAATCCAGACATGTATAAAACTTTTTGTGATAGGATTCTTCTCTTTATGCAAGTATTTAGTTGTAGTTTGTAAAAATAACTATAATATATTTCTATAAGAAAATACTACTTATCAAAAAAGATATGAATATTGGAAGAGTAACTACACACCTACATATAGACAAAATGAAATCACTTCAAACAACTTTTCTATTCTCTATGGAAATCAGAGAGTGCATTGTGCAATATTATGCTCCTCCACAGTCCGCACAACAAAAAGCTCTTATCCagaaaatattctaaaaacGAGAGCCAGTACGTCACTCACTGATCATTGAAGCCCACTTGTATGTACACCAAAACTATAACACTGGAAATGCTCTTGTACTTTTAGATGTTCAACAAGTTTGCACAAGTGATAATTTAGCAGATATTTTCACTAAGGCATAGTCAACTTCAATATTTGACAAGCTGATACACAAGATTGGAATGTGCCGTCTTCAAGACATTAAGTGATGATTTCATCGGAGGAGTAAAATGCGTGATGCACTCTTTTTCCCTCAACCAAAGTTTTTATCCTATTGGATTTTCCTCGTAAGATTTTTAATGAGGCAGCAAGAAAGGTATATTATGAATAACTGTGTAAAGTTTTTCTATCACTAGAAATTTTTCCACATGGACATCCTGAAAGTGCTGTGAATAGATTAAGTGGATGCCCATCTCCACCGTAGCAAGCATGACTCTCCAAGTTACTATACATTCTGAGGCTTATAAATAGCcatgtataatatatagaataatacactcaaaaaaaggaaaagaaaagttactacttcttttatttttctccctGCACttgctattttttattttttattttataacatgtTACCAACACGAGGCTCTAACCAAATATTTTATCTCCGCCAAAGTTAAGTCTTATTAAGGTATGCGCCACATTCATATATTGCATGAGGCTCTAACCAATTATTATATCCCCGCCAAAGGTAAGTCTTATTAAGGTATGTGCTACtacattcatttatttttgacaaatcaagaattTGTTATAAAATACAAGCAAGAAGTAGTAACTTTTATTTGCCTTTATAGAATGTAATATTCCATCTATTATATATGGCTATTTATAAACCTCAACTATGTAGTTACTTGGGTAGTCATGCTTGCTAGAGTGGAAGTGGGCCACTGGGCATCCACTAGATCAATTCACAACATAACAgtatatttgtccctttttcaaattttaaaagtgttttggACGGCAAGAGGCAACAAAAGGCGACAAGGGCCTTCCTCGCCACTCAGCGAGGCACTCGCCTTTTTGAATCGCGGCgccaattaataccaaaaattaaaaatatttaattgcatatataaatatccaaaatctcaataacaataacatatattagcaaatatttcaattcaaaagcATAACCCTAACAAGATAAGAGATTTAGGTTAATGAGTATAAAtaagtcaaatattttattttattttaaaatgtaggCAGTGGGCAGTGGCTTCAGTTCTTCAGAAATTAGACTTCACAATAAAAAACAGAGGGACTGAGAGAGTACTAAAAACAGAgcaaaagaagagaagagagattGATTcgagaaaagaagagaagagaaaagtcACGACTCACGTAAGAGAAGAGAGAACTCGCAGCAGCAGCAGTCGCGACTCGCGACTTCAAGTTTTCAGTCGAACTAGCAGCAGCAGCAGTCGTCGCGATCTCTAATTCCAGTCGAGGTATTGATTTCAAGTTTCCAGTCGCGAAATGAGAAGGAGTAGTCGCGACACCAAGTTTgaaaaaatacccaaaaaaaccctaatttggcttttaattattaaaattcagacttttttaaaaaaaatcaaaacggCGACGCCTATTGCATCGCCATTCCACGTCACCGAGTCGCCTTGGCTCGCCTTTTTGACCTCGCCACACCTCGCCGGAAATAGGCGCAGACCCCTCGCCACGCCACGCCTCGTCGCCAAAGGCGAAAGGCGCTCGCCTTTAAGAACACTGGGTCTACATGCTTGATTTGACATAAATACTTTAATCCAAATAATTATTGTTCGTGTTTTATTGTTATTTCTTGCATTTCATACATATCTTTTACTTTTACATTTTCTTCATTAGCGCCTTTTAGGCCACATTTCCTTGTGATTTAAACTTAAAAGCCCTTATAGACCTTAATGATGTATTACCCTTTTCGCCTTTCACAATTTCTGAAACTCTCAGTTTTAAGCCAATTTTCAATGGCTCTTGGGTTAAAACTAGCCCTTTGAAGTTCTCTAGTGCAATAAACAAGCATTGTTGGGACAACTCTTACCCTATCGCAATAACAGATTTGGGTTTTAGTTTGGAGGTTATTCCTAAGATACATATGAAATGAATCTGAAGAAAAACAAGTTGATGGGACAAGATTTGAGTGGTGAAATCATATCCACCATTGATGAACAATGAAGCTTTGGAGTTTAATTATTTAGTGGGTCGGGGTGGGCAGGTTAAAAAGGTGACCTGATTTATCTGAGGGAAAAATACCTCGGAGCTGAGGGAAATACTATACAAGTAAAGGACAGTCatgatttattaaaattaaataaccaattattttataataaatattatatctaaacACAtagttaataatatatatatcccAACAAAAATTCCCTCTCATTTGTGCTTGAGTCATGACTCATTATACTCCCACAGGATTTTATGTCAGAAACATCTCCATTGCAATTGGAAATcaattaaaacttaaaaagttaAGGCTCCAACGTTTGAATCCTCTATTTTGCGCATCACAGAAGACTTAAGCGGATATTCAATGCAAATGCCATTTGTGCTATGCACAATAGAGGGAAATGAATGAAGTGATAATTGTCAAAGAACAACATTTTAGTCAAAGAGCTAACATAGTTTCAAATCAGTATACGCAAAATTGCACAATGAAGTTGGAATGGACCACGAGAGTCTAGCATTCGAACCCACCAAAGTTAAAATTGTACTGAACAAAACATAGCAAACCCATGTTTCACCAGAGTTACTCTGTATGTGAATTAATCCAGCTGTGCAAGGCGGGACAAACATTACTCACAAATAACAAATCAAGCTACACATTTGACCAGTCATCAAATCTAGCTATATATCTTTGACTTCACAATGAACCATTAGAATAATCAAGCAAATCATAACcctaaaatcaaacaaaaaatcatctcaaccaaagtaaaaaaaaattgaaatttgagttTCTAAACCATGGATCAACCACCAAACAAGGTAAAAATCAAAACTTAACACAAATATATGAGcataaaagaaaagtcaaatgACAAATTAGAACAAGAGGAAAGAAAGGATACACACCAGCGCTGCATGAAGTAGGAGGATCTTTCTGGAGATCCTTCAGCTCCTTCAATATTCGTTTCGAAGCCATCAAAATCCAAACAAATCTGAATCTAATctcacccaaaaaaaaaaaaaaattaaaaaatcaaaattcaacaCAAAACAACAAGAAATCCTGATAAACATATACAGATAAAGGCATGAATTACCTGATCAGAAAATCGGAAAAGCTGCTGAATCTTTACACGAAACTAGTAGATGAAATTGGGTTGAGGAatatatcactttttttttctttttatttgcaGCTGTTTACttcgtttttttttctttattatattcaatGGTTCTGGCTGCCCCTAGTTTGAGCCCCACCGGAAGTACTGTGTGATTGGGATTTTGGGGCGCTTCTCATGGCCCCACACTTCAGTGTTATCcataatttacatatttttaggGGTTCGCGAACAAAGTTATTTCGAAATTAtaattgttaaattaatttattttatgtcaGTGGTGAGATAGAATGATATCAAGTTAGAAAGAATAAGGTGtgatattcaaaaataaattttattctgTTTAGTTGAAAGTATAAGTTTatcacatgtttttttttaggtAACTAACGTTTTTATTAATCACCTGTGAAAGCATTACAAAATAGTTGTCCAACTCAGTCATCTTAGTCTATCCAGCAACCACATTACACCTCTAACTCAATGCATTACAATATCTCCTTTTTACAATAACCATGTTTATATAAGGGGCATAACTCTTGGGGTAGCTCTAACATTGCAAATATAAGCTACTCTTCTTACAATCTGATCAGGCTCTATAGCTTTTCGTTCAAACACCCTTTGATTTCTTTCATTCCAAAGTGCATAAACTTctattttttatcaaacaaagtataattttaatttcaaatgtaATTTTGACATATCTCACCTAATCCTACTGAGGTtggatttttaatattttttaaattgcaaaCCAACCTCTAGAGATTGATTTTTGCGgggaaaaaactattttttttaaagaaaaggaTCTCGAGAGGTCGATTTGCattttctcaatcttttttATGTTGAATCGTCAACTATTAAAGGTCaggtttttaaaataattgattgtAAGACTCGATCCAAACTCAAGATCCAATCTAACCATAATGCAGGACTCGAGACCTAACCCTGATCTTGATCCAAAACTCGATTTTTGACCTCGACTCAATCGTGACTTGAGATTTGATATTTTGGGACCCAACACTAGATTTTTTATCCTAACCTGGGACCCCAAGCTCCAATTTTGACTCGGAATCTAAGACTTGAGACTTAAGATGCGATCCCCGACCCTTACTTGGGATTCGAGCATAAACTTGATCCTTACTAGAGAATTGAGAACTAAGCCTATCTTGTAACTCGAGATCTAATCCTGACCTTGATCCGAGACTTGATTTCAACCCAACCCTAAATCGAGACTAGAGATTCAAAAACTTGAGACCAAATATTGCGATCCGAGCTCAacccacaaaaaaataattaaagtgaatctactaaattcaaattaatgtaaATCTTAAATATGGGCCAGAATTGCATTGGTGTTGAGCTAAGTAGTATTAGAGATTGTTtcgtagagtgtattagtagtaccttgtttgatatatttttcaGCCAATGTaagtattagttatacactctattgtgtatctaagtgtgtattactaatatatgaaaattcatgGTTTTAGTAATGCATGGAGTTTTATCCTTCGGGGTGTCCCAGTGGTTTGAgtttgggacttccatgttggaggtctcaactTCGAAAGCAAgaggtttgccttctgggtcaaGCTCATCGCatcgggcttgcctagtgcgggttacttCTCTTATGTAATTTATGAGCTATTGCATAAGAGCGGGGGGTTTACAAAGAGTAGCGATTGCGGATTTTCCtcgtcataaaaaaaaaaacaaagtaatGCGGGAAgttttaatacatgtattagcATGATTAAATACTTAATTGTCCCTCAAAAGTCAAAACATTGTTTACATCTTCCACTATGTTTGTGGGGTctctttgtaaataaatatatttgaaaaaaattatacaatgcatgttatcttatttttaatattccaaatcaaataaTGCAGAAGAAATAACTTTTGCATAATTAATGCAAACACTTttacaagcattactaatacaaacATTATCAGCACAATctatttaatattattcttatatatCCTACCAAATAAGTCATAATGTCATTTAGTTTTACTCATCGACATTAGTTGACGAGAAACTTAAATCAAACTTTGTTTTGAGGAAACAAATATCAAAGATTGACCAAGAATTAAGGAACAAAGCATTCAGAGTTTGTGAAGCCTTCTATAAGGAATGTAAATCTATTTACCAAGAATAACCAAGTACCAAGATATTTTATTGAAGCAACAAATGCCAAAAATTAAAtggagataatttttttttaaaaaaaaaaacaacgaAATCAAGCACCAAGAATCTACTTGCAAACGAAGCAAAGAATTTGTTACTACTCCCATCGTACAACAATATTGGTCcattatactattttggaatgtccaacaatacttgttcgctttatgaaattaatggataattttacatttacttcttaatttacctttatcattaattataatcatttctctattacattttcaagatattgtatttattactcccttcgttcctttttatatgtcacatttttaatTTGCAGttgcattaagaaattaagtaactttacccttctacccttatttagtgttttcttaagtcaactttataataaatgataaatatgttatatttcaaaaattaaatgcaTTTGGAcaactatttaaattttttagtttatttttggagccaaaaattttcaccaattgatccaaaaaatttaaaaattaaatttttcccACTTCAATTTCcctatatattttgtgtaaaaatgttttaaattgtttgctgatatttctttttcaaaattagattttttagaATAGTGAAtggaaaaaaaagttaatgTATGAAGTACTCCAatgaatattaattacttatagATTTCCTAGGTTAGTcaaagtatatattttcaagaataattaactactctatcaatgataaaattggaagaatatggtaatttatgtattgattttataaaatgacaaatattatggtccaactatttatagaaaggaataatatataaaaagaaacagaGAGAGTATATTCAAAGAgcgatatagtaaaattactcttctatttatagttttttaagaaGTGTGCAAAGTCAATAATAGACAAATATTATTAGACAGAGGAAGTATATAGTCGTAGAAAATACACTCAACTCTGTACAAGAACAAATTCAAAGAACAAGAAGAGAACACTTTCACAGTTCAAAGGTACTTGACTCGGATATCACTTATAAAATATGCTATATTGGATCGAGTTAAAATCAACCTAATACAAAATTATCTTACACCTAACTTATACCAAGTCCATTGGAGCCCGATCAAATTCGAATTCACATTGATCCCACATTGAGGGGTAAAGCGCTCCATAACAAAGGCAACTCCGTACACATGAACTCGAACCCGAGATGAAGGATAATATATTTAGCACTAGCTAAGGCTTAATAACTAACAAACAAACACCAAATACATCACAAAGATCACTTGTTGACTGCTCCATACACATCCAAGCCAAACTCTTTTCAATCAGTCAAGTTTCTAATGTGTCTTAACATTACCAATTTACATAAGACCATCATGCAACATGGCACTCTGAAGTGAGGGGACCAAAAAACCACTCCTCAGCTTCATCCATGGATAAATTACAATTAGGCGAAATTAGAATTTCTTAAGCTCCTCTGTACTgttaaatttcttttacttttatcaTCTCAAAGTAGGCACCACACCGCCACGGTCATTACTCTTAGTCGATGATCATCTAGCAGCCACGGTATGATCAGTCCTGGGACTGGCATCAAGGAGTTGATGAAGCTTTGCTCCAGAGGTACTATCATGAACTTCACCGTCTTCGTTGGTTCTATTGAATGAaccattgttgttgttgactcTTGCTAGTAGGTCTGCTGTGCTAACAGGCTTCAGCCTTTTATCATCAATCATACCTAAAGTTACCTCTTTTGCTTGTCCTTGCTTGTTTTTCAGTCTCTCCTGCATAATCAAGACCATACTCGGTAAAGCCCAAACAACGATAATACATAAGACTATATAACCGAGAGACAAATTCATACCATTAAAGCAGCATTTTCAACCTTTAGTTTCTCAGAGTTTTCGGTGAATTTGTTTATTTCTAATCTGAGTGCCAAATTTTCAGAGGTTAAAGATTGAACCTGCACTGCCAATTCTTCAGCTTCCGCCTGGAGGGAGGAGGGGGGAAAAGAAAGTTCTAAGTATCAGAAATAATATGTACAAACAGTAAATTAAATATACTCCATATATTAAGATTAAATCAGCATTGAAATATTCATAATGTGCACATTTCCACCTTACCTGTTTTCTCAACCTTGATCTCCTTGCAGATTCTCGATTAGACTGCTTCCTCTTCTCCCGCTTCAGCTCACGTTCATTCTGAATATATAGATGCATTTGACAATTAGAAACTTAGATTTTACATAATAAACAGAGCTCTCGTCAAGTTCATACACTAAAACAGACATTGCAGACACCCATCGTCACGTCAAAATAAGCAAAAGCAAAGTTCACCTGATACATGCACATACCTGTAACCAGACTTCGCCTGGCACTGCAGGACTGATTCGTGAAGTTGGACTAGATTTTACTAGTGGAGTAGTAGTCAGGATAGGAGAAAATGCTGTTCCCGCTAATTTTTCTGCTATATTACCAGGATTAACAGCTACACCAGTTCCCTTCTCTGAGTCCCCATTTACTTCCCTAGTACGTTGTGGACTGCACAGTCTTTGACTTTTTCTGTCACCAGCTGCAATAGATTTTGAAAAGATAAAATCAGGTAAACTACTTTCACGCTCGGCATTTCTCACTTTTGTATACCCTCCAATAAATGCATCATCTAGTAATAATGTTGAAGCAATCAAGTGTACCAAGTTTGAGAAACGGATACTTCTAACCATTATAGTGCCCAGAAATCAGAATGACAAATACCTTACTCATTTAATGACGGGAAAAAGAAAGGCAAATCATCTAGTCCAACTCTTTTACCAGTAATATAGCCATATATTTCAATAATAATAGAGAAATTTTGACAAAAGAACCAGGAGTAGATTGAGTATGGACGGCTCTAATGTACCCAATTCGAGCATTTCGTTTAAAGGTTAAAGCTGCAATATCACAAGCTTCAAGAGTGTTTTTATCTATTAAgcaaggcataatacataaacagaCACTCAAACTTGACCTCAACTGGCAAGTAAGCACTCCAACTTTGAGAGTGCACatttggacacttcaacttggtCCCAATTGACAACTGAACACTCCAACTCGTCCCCATCATGGACACCCGATGCTGACATGGCGCATAAACTTTGGAGGTGTCTCGATGATCATTTCATAAGTTGGACTGTTCAACTAACACAGTGGAGACGAGTTGAGGTGTCTACATGTGCttactcaaagttggagtgttTAATTGCTAGCTAAGGCaaagttaaagtgtctattATGTATCATGCCATTAAGCAATTAACACAAGTTCTTTTGTTGCATGTACCTGACACCACCCTCAAAAGTCTTAAGCTCATGACGTTACAACACTTGACGGTTGACACTAACGTCAACAAATATGGAAGCGGAAACGAGAATTGACTTAAAGCAAGAACCCTTGAAGTTCATCTGGAGAACTGCAGAGTTCACAAATATGCAAATCCTATAactattgaaatttgaatagGAAGTGAGAAACAGACCAAACTCTTACAGTTATTAGGAGTTGCCTCGCGGCTTCTTTTCTTCCTGTGCTCACCCACCTAGAGCATGAGGAGAAAGTATGAGCAACAATAACCCTCTtaccaaatacaaataaagaaaaaataaaaaaattgagacaAATGGATTTAAAGATCTCGGATCACACCTCTGCTGTGTGTATGTTACTTCCGTCACTTGAGCCTTCAGTTTGCCCACTGTCATGGCATGAAACTAACAATCAGTCAATACTCAATATCTTTAACAGGATTAAAAGTGGTCTCCAGACGTAAGGACCACTAATTGCAGATattctactccctccgtttcaatttgtttgtcttacttccTATTTGAGTCTGTTTCAAATGGAATGTTATTTAATATCAACTTTCCACATAGAATATTTTAAGACAACaagattaaaagatattttggtacattgtACATATATTTAGTTTGCAACCACAAGATAAAGTCttgtttactttcttaaactccgtgtcaagtcaaaaccagacaaacaaattgaaatgaaggGAGTATCTACAACTGAGTCGCATATGGTTCTTAAACAACTGAATATGATCCCAAGCATGAACTGGTTTCACACGAACCTCTGAGAAGGTCCATGGTCAGTGCCATCACCATTGTCAACACTGCAATTTCCTATTGACATTCCAAGTCCATTAAACCCTTTTGACTGACTCGTCAAGCCTTGATCAGAGTTCCCCGAAGACTTAGCAGAAGCATCCATACTCAAAGAAGCAGTATTCTACACAATGTAGAGTGATTTAGCTTCAATCCCACCATTAGGTACTAGTATACTACGTTGAGCTTAAAAGGAACATAATCTGTCAGTCTCGGGCATTTTCCAGAAGCAAATAAGTTTATAAACACTGAAAGAAGTCAAAGAACTAAAAGTAACATATACCATGGTTTGGCTAACAGCAGGAGATGATGTCATTCCATGCGCCTGAGGACGAGACACCTGAAATCAGAAAAAAGAATAATCTGTAAATGGGCCTGTTCGTATGTTTCAGCCACAACTTTTGTCTCTAGAGTCATATATTATAGTAACTCTACATAAATCTACAGTCATATGCTTTGCTATCCGTTGTTTATTACGTTTAGGTGAATGtactattttgttgtttggtac
The DNA window shown above is from Solanum stenotomum isolate F172 chromosome 6, ASM1918654v1, whole genome shotgun sequence and carries:
- the LOC125867076 gene encoding transcriptional activator TAF-1-like, giving the protein MGNIEDGKSSTPEKSFSTAPDQSNFHVYPDWAAMQAYYGHRVAVPPYVNSAVAPGRAPHPYMWGPLPPMMPPYGTPYAGVYAHGGVYPHPGVPIVSRPQAHGMTSSPAVSQTMNTASLSMDASAKSSGNSDQGLTSQSKGFNGLGMSIGNCSVDNGDGTDHGPSQSGQTEGSSDGSNIHTAEVGEHRKKRSREATPNNSGDRKSQRLCSPQRTREVNGDSEKGTGVAVNPGNIAEKLAGTAFSPILTTTPLVKSSPTSRISPAVPGEVWLQNERELKREKRKQSNRESARRSRLRKQAEAEELAVQVQSLTSENLALRLEINKFTENSEKLKVENAALMERLKNKQGQAKEVTLGMIDDKRLKPVSTADLLARVNNNNGSFNRTNEDGEVHDSTSGAKLHQLLDASPRTDHTVAAR